A region from the Fusobacterium sp. SYSU M8D902 genome encodes:
- a CDS encoding competence/damage-inducible protein A, translating into MKVGVILVGTELLNGGMIDTNSIYIAEELNKYGLEMEFKIVVRDFKDEIYRAIDYCKKNVDLIIMSGGLGPTLDDITKEVIAEYVNKPLVVDAEELEELKDKFIKGGYTFTEINKKEVEKPEGSVTFKNDVGMAPAVYIDDIVAFPGVPRELYNMLPKFLAWYTKEKNLIDDEIYIKDLITYGMPESILDKEVREFFTEEGIYYEFLVKDYGILIRLQSKRSNKNKVEKIIKKIYNKIGKFIFGEDNDRLEGKVVELLRENKLSISTAESCTGGMLASRLIDVSGVSEVFYEGIVSYSNESKMKRLGVKKETLEKYGAVSEETVREMVMGLQTDVGLATTGIAGPEGGTEEKPVGLVYMGIKIKDRVYVEKRVFKGDRNKIRERTVSHTLFTLIKILNEDV; encoded by the coding sequence ATGAAAGTAGGAGTTATACTTGTAGGGACAGAGCTACTAAATGGTGGAATGATAGATACTAACAGCATCTATATAGCTGAAGAGTTGAATAAATATGGCTTGGAGATGGAGTTTAAAATCGTAGTTAGAGATTTTAAAGATGAGATATATAGAGCTATTGATTACTGTAAAAAAAATGTAGATTTGATAATAATGTCTGGTGGACTTGGTCCAACATTAGATGATATAACTAAAGAGGTAATTGCAGAGTATGTAAATAAACCTTTGGTGGTAGATGCTGAGGAGTTAGAGGAGCTAAAGGATAAATTTATCAAAGGTGGATATACATTTACAGAGATAAATAAGAAAGAGGTTGAAAAACCTGAGGGATCAGTAACTTTTAAAAATGATGTGGGAATGGCTCCAGCTGTATATATAGATGATATAGTTGCTTTTCCTGGAGTTCCTAGAGAGTTATATAATATGCTACCAAAATTTTTAGCTTGGTATACAAAAGAAAAAAATTTAATAGATGATGAGATATATATTAAAGATCTAATAACTTATGGTATGCCAGAATCTATATTAGATAAGGAAGTAAGGGAGTTTTTTACAGAGGAAGGGATATATTATGAGTTCCTTGTAAAGGACTATGGAATACTAATTAGACTGCAAAGTAAAAGAAGTAATAAAAATAAAGTGGAAAAAATCATAAAAAAGATATATAATAAAATAGGTAAGTTTATCTTTGGAGAAGATAATGATAGATTAGAAGGAAAAGTTGTTGAGTTATTAAGAGAGAATAAATTAAGTATTTCAACAGCTGAGTCTTGTACTGGTGGAATGTTAGCAAGTAGATTGATAGATGTTTCAGGAGTATCTGAAGTTTTTTACGAAGGGATAGTTTCATATAGTAATGAATCAAAGATGAAAAGACTTGGAGTAAAAAAAGAGACACTTGAAAAATACGGAGCAGTAAGTGAGGAAACTGTAAGAGAGATGGTTATGGGATTACAAACAGATGTTGGACTTGCTACTACAGGAATAGCTGGACCAGAAGGAGGGACTGAAGAGAAACCCGTAGGTCTTGTATATATGGGAATAAAAATAAAAGATAGAGTATATGTAGAGAAGAGAGTTTTTAAAGGAGATAGGAATAAAATAAGAGAGAGAACAGTATCTCACACTCTTTTTACTCTGATAAAAATTTTAAATGAGGATGTGTGA
- the bioA gene encoding adenosylmethionine--8-amino-7-oxononanoate transaminase: protein MMERLSELQKKDLKYIFHPCSQMKDYEELPPMVIKKAEGIYLEDEFGNRYMDCVSSWWVNLFGHCNPRINKVIKDQIDSLEHVLFVNFSHEPAIRLSEELSKVVPKGIEKFLFADNGSSSIEMALKLSFQYQQQKGNVGKTKFISLTNAYHGETVGALGVGDIDIFTKTYRPLIKEGMKAEKPECYRCPYGENFNSCDAQCFEKMEELIEKNHQEVSAVIIEPVVQGAGGMRIYSPKYIKKLRELTLKYDIHLIADEIAVGFGRTGKMFAMEHSGVSPDIMCMSKGLTAGYYPMAIVGITQEIYDGFYADYLEGKSFLHSHTYSGNPIGCRIALEVLNIFRDENILEVIERKGRYLRERAESLFKDHKYIGEYRQIGMIGALEFVADKESKELFPSEDRVGYEIYKIALKKGALLRPLGNVIYFMPPYIITEEEIDKMLRICKESIDEYISRRKNG from the coding sequence ATTATGGAAAGATTAAGTGAATTACAGAAAAAGGATTTAAAATATATTTTTCACCCTTGTTCTCAAATGAAAGACTATGAAGAGTTGCCACCTATGGTTATAAAAAAAGCTGAAGGGATATACTTAGAAGATGAGTTTGGAAATAGATATATGGATTGTGTATCTAGCTGGTGGGTAAATCTTTTTGGTCATTGTAATCCTAGAATAAACAAGGTTATCAAAGATCAAATTGATAGTTTAGAGCATGTTTTATTTGTAAATTTTTCACATGAACCTGCTATAAGATTGAGTGAAGAGCTATCGAAGGTAGTTCCCAAAGGAATTGAAAAATTTCTATTTGCTGATAATGGATCTTCAAGTATAGAGATGGCATTAAAACTTAGTTTTCAATATCAACAACAGAAAGGGAATGTAGGAAAAACAAAGTTTATATCATTGACAAATGCCTACCATGGAGAGACTGTTGGAGCATTGGGAGTTGGTGATATAGATATATTCACAAAAACATATAGACCATTGATAAAAGAGGGAATGAAAGCTGAGAAGCCAGAGTGCTATAGATGCCCCTATGGAGAGAATTTTAACTCTTGTGATGCACAGTGTTTTGAAAAGATGGAGGAGCTCATAGAGAAAAATCATCAAGAGGTGTCAGCTGTTATAATTGAACCAGTAGTTCAAGGTGCTGGTGGTATGAGGATATACTCACCAAAATATATAAAAAAGTTGAGAGAGTTGACTTTAAAGTATGATATACATTTGATTGCTGATGAGATAGCTGTGGGATTTGGAAGAACAGGGAAGATGTTTGCTATGGAGCACTCTGGTGTGAGTCCAGATATTATGTGTATGTCTAAAGGGCTTACAGCTGGATATTATCCTATGGCAATAGTTGGAATAACTCAAGAGATCTATGATGGCTTCTATGCTGATTATTTAGAGGGGAAATCGTTTCTACACTCACATACATATTCAGGGAATCCAATAGGTTGTAGAATAGCTCTAGAGGTACTAAATATATTTAGAGATGAGAATATATTAGAGGTTATTGAGAGAAAAGGTAGATATCTAAGAGAGAGAGCAGAGTCACTGTTTAAAGATCATAAGTATATAGGTGAATATAGACAGATTGGAATGATAGGAGCATTGGAGTTTGTAGCTGATAAAGAGAGCAAAGAGCTATTTCCAAGTGAAGATAGAGTAGGATATGAGATATATAAGATAGCATTGAAGAAGGGGGCTCTATTGAGACCATTAGGAAATGTAATATATTTTATGCCACCATACATAATAACAGAGGAAGAGATAGACAAGATGTTAAGAATATGTAAAGAGTCTATTGATGAGTATATTAGTAGGAGAAAAAATGGATAA
- a CDS encoding ArsB/NhaD family transporter: MIHIVIGLVVFIVVFYLMITEKVPQAWATMLGGLIMALVGIIDEENALEAISERLEILFLLIGMMIIVHLVSETGVFQWFAIKVAQLVRGEPFRLVVLLAVVTALCSAFLDNVTTILLMAPVSILLAKQLKLDPFPFVITEVMSANIGGLATLIGDPTQLIIGAEGGLGFNSFLLNTAPMSIIAMIILIANVYIIYGRQMRVSNELKARIMELDSSRSLKEPKLLQQAAVIFALVLVGFILNNFINKGLAIISLSGAIFLVVIAKRNPKDILEHVEWETLFFFIGLFMMIRGIENLNIINIIGDKIIHLTEGKFDLAVIAVTWLSAAFTSVIGNVANAATVSKILGVMIPSFDGLGNTQAFWWALSFGSCLGGNITILSSATNVVAVGAAAKAGCKIDFFKFFKFGGLIAFETLLVGTLYLYVRYM; the protein is encoded by the coding sequence ATGATACATATAGTAATAGGATTGGTAGTTTTTATTGTGGTATTCTACTTGATGATAACAGAGAAAGTACCACAAGCTTGGGCAACAATGTTAGGTGGATTAATAATGGCATTGGTTGGAATAATTGATGAAGAAAATGCACTAGAGGCTATATCAGAGAGACTTGAAATTTTATTTCTTTTGATTGGTATGATGATAATTGTTCACTTGGTATCTGAAACAGGGGTATTCCAGTGGTTTGCAATTAAAGTAGCTCAATTAGTAAGAGGAGAACCATTTAGATTGGTAGTTCTTCTAGCTGTTGTAACAGCTCTATGTTCAGCATTTTTAGATAACGTTACAACAATATTGCTAATGGCTCCAGTATCTATCTTATTGGCAAAGCAATTAAAACTAGATCCTTTCCCATTTGTAATAACAGAGGTAATGTCTGCAAATATTGGTGGATTGGCTACATTAATAGGTGACCCTACACAGTTGATCATAGGAGCAGAGGGAGGATTAGGATTTAACTCATTCTTACTAAATACAGCACCAATGTCAATTATAGCTATGATTATCTTAATAGCTAATGTGTATATAATCTATGGTAGACAGATGAGAGTTTCAAATGAATTGAAAGCAAGAATTATGGAATTGGATTCATCAAGAAGTTTGAAAGAACCAAAATTATTGCAACAAGCAGCAGTAATTTTTGCTCTTGTATTAGTAGGATTTATATTAAATAACTTTATAAATAAGGGACTTGCAATAATCTCATTATCAGGAGCAATATTCTTGGTAGTTATTGCTAAAAGAAATCCAAAGGATATATTAGAACATGTAGAGTGGGAGACACTATTCTTCTTTATAGGATTGTTTATGATGATTAGAGGAATAGAAAACTTAAACATTATAAATATAATAGGAGATAAAATTATACACTTAACAGAAGGTAAATTTGATCTAGCTGTTATAGCTGTAACTTGGTTGTCAGCAGCTTTTACATCTGTAATAGGAAACGTTGCCAATGCAGCTACTGTCTCTAAGATTCTAGGTGTTATGATACCTTCATTTGATGGACTAGGAAATACTCAGGCTTTTTGGTGGGCATTATCATTTGGTTCATGTTTAGGTGGAAATATAACTATTCTAAGTTCTGCAACTAACGTGGTTGCTGTTGGAGCAGCAGCAAAAGCTGGATGTAAAATAGACTTCTTTAAATTCTTTAAATTTGGAGGACTTATAGCTTTTGAAACACTATTAGTTGGAACATTATATCTATACGTAAGATATATGTAA
- the bioD gene encoding dethiobiotin synthase has product MKFDRGFFIIGTDTDIGKTYVSSLLYKGIKEVEGSYYKPIQSGCIRRDGELYAPDVEFVCSMNEKEYDKNMVTYTLEAEVSPHLASELEGIKIDIERIREAWIELKEKYRYMLVEGAGGLYVPLIRDKFYIFDLIKELDLPIILVCGSKVGAINHTILTIEALKKMGISIHGLVFNRVSEDLESNYFEKDNIDVILKLSGIERSLLVNSGQREIPKEELQRFLEIEV; this is encoded by the coding sequence ATGAAGTTTGATAGAGGTTTTTTTATAATAGGAACAGATACAGATATAGGAAAAACTTATGTGAGTTCTCTGTTGTACAAAGGGATAAAAGAGGTTGAAGGGAGTTATTACAAACCTATTCAAAGTGGTTGTATCAGAAGAGATGGAGAGCTATATGCTCCAGATGTAGAGTTTGTATGCTCTATGAATGAAAAAGAGTATGACAAGAATATGGTGACATATACCTTAGAAGCAGAGGTTTCACCACATCTAGCTAGTGAGTTAGAAGGCATTAAGATAGATATTGAGAGAATAAGAGAGGCTTGGATCGAATTAAAAGAGAAATATAGATATATGTTGGTAGAGGGAGCTGGTGGTCTATATGTACCATTAATAAGAGATAAATTTTATATTTTTGATTTGATAAAAGAGCTAGATCTGCCAATTATCTTAGTGTGTGGAAGTAAAGTTGGGGCAATCAATCATACAATTTTGACGATAGAAGCTCTAAAAAAAATGGGTATATCTATTCACGGATTGGTATTTAATAGAGTGAGTGAGGATCTAGAGTCAAATTACTTTGAAAAAGATAATATAGATGTGATATTGAAATTGAGTGGAATAGAGAGATCTCTATTGGTAAACTCTGGTCAGAGAGAGATTCCTAAAGAGGAGTTACAAAGATTTTTGGAGATAGAGGTATAG
- a CDS encoding cupin domain-containing protein: protein MSSIGERIKKSRNDRGLSLRELATRVELSASFLSQIEQGKASPSIENLKKIATSLDVKVSYLIEDEEERQNTELVRKDGRKYIESLDSNTKMALLTTSNIDKAMEPILYEIGPFGESGRSYYSHHGEEFIYIVEGKLDVYIDDVIHSLNEGDSLYFKSSQRHRFKNNTDKTTKAIWVVNPPSF from the coding sequence ATGAGCAGTATAGGTGAAAGAATAAAAAAAAGTAGAAATGATAGAGGCTTGTCCTTGAGAGAATTGGCAACAAGAGTGGAATTGTCAGCTAGTTTTTTATCTCAAATAGAGCAGGGAAAGGCATCTCCTTCTATTGAAAATTTAAAAAAGATTGCTACATCTTTAGATGTAAAAGTTAGTTATCTAATAGAAGATGAAGAAGAAAGACAGAATACAGAATTAGTTAGAAAAGATGGAAGAAAGTATATAGAGAGTCTAGATTCAAATACTAAGATGGCTTTACTAACAACATCTAATATAGATAAGGCTATGGAACCTATACTTTATGAAATAGGACCATTTGGAGAGAGTGGTAGAAGTTATTACAGTCATCATGGAGAAGAGTTCATATACATAGTAGAGGGAAAGTTAGATGTATATATAGATGATGTTATTCACAGTTTGAACGAGGGAGACAGCCTATATTTTAAATCTAGTCAAAGACATAGATTTAAAAATAATACAGATAAAACTACGAAGGCTATATGGGTTGTAAATCCACCTTCATTTTAA
- a CDS encoding PTS sugar transporter subunit IIA, with protein MKFSSYLDPNLIFTDLKGKNPEEIIVEMIEKIAEKDKKVKASKTLIEEAVIKREKEISTGIGHGIAIPHARIENLNDFIVAIGLLDEAVECEIAATHQNDKVNLVFLIISDVLKNKNILKVMSAVSKLALKQGDLLEKIKAERNPKKVIEYFNKANIEFEHKIVAEDVLSPDVKPATPDNTLEEIAKRLILEETSGLPVVDKNGKFLGEITERELIDYGMPEYLSLMGDLNFLTVGEPFEEYLMNESKVTIEKLYRVSDEIVIDGKTPIMEICFIMVNKGITRLYVVDNGKYHGMIKRSDIIKKVLHI; from the coding sequence ATGAAATTTTCAAGTTACCTAGATCCGAATCTAATTTTTACAGATCTGAAAGGAAAAAATCCTGAAGAAATAATAGTAGAAATGATAGAGAAAATTGCTGAAAAGGATAAAAAGGTAAAAGCTTCAAAAACTTTAATTGAAGAAGCTGTTATAAAAAGAGAGAAAGAAATTTCTACTGGAATAGGGCACGGTATTGCTATTCCTCACGCTAGAATCGAGAATTTAAATGATTTTATTGTTGCAATAGGATTATTAGATGAAGCAGTTGAGTGTGAAATTGCTGCAACTCACCAAAATGATAAGGTAAATCTTGTATTCTTAATAATTTCAGACGTATTAAAAAATAAAAACATCTTAAAAGTTATGAGTGCTGTTTCAAAATTAGCTTTAAAACAGGGAGATCTTTTAGAAAAAATAAAAGCTGAGAGAAATCCTAAAAAAGTTATAGAGTATTTCAATAAAGCTAATATAGAGTTTGAACACAAAATAGTAGCAGAAGATGTATTGAGTCCAGATGTAAAACCTGCTACACCAGACAATACTTTGGAAGAGATAGCTAAAAGATTGATATTAGAAGAGACTAGTGGTTTACCAGTGGTGGATAAAAATGGAAAGTTTTTAGGAGAGATCACAGAGAGAGAGTTAATAGATTATGGTATGCCTGAATATCTATCTCTTATGGGAGACTTGAACTTTTTAACAGTAGGAGAACCATTTGAAGAGTATTTGATGAATGAGTCAAAGGTTACAATAGAGAAATTATACAGAGTTTCAGATGAGATAGTTATAGATGGAAAAACACCAATAATGGAGATCTGCTTTATTATGGTAAATAAAGGAATAACTAGATTATATGTTGTAGATAATGGAAAATATCATGGAATGATAAAAAGATCAGACATAATTAAAAAAGTTTTACATATCTAA
- the bioB gene encoding biotin synthase BioB, giving the protein MKNFIKKLKEKILKEENIEYEEAKELLKISVDDTEMLDELCNSANEIRKVFCGERFDLCTITNAKSGRCSEDCKYCAQSKYFKTGIEEYSLISKEKALEEAKKVESEGAHRYSLVTSGRGIGKNSKEIELLEETYNLLTNDTKLSLCASHGICDEEVLRRLYRAGVKTYHHNLETSRDFYGNICTTHTYDERINTIKLAQKVGLQVCSGGIWGLGESDEDRLKMGFELKRLGVFSVPINILTPIPGTPLENSKPVNEKEILRMIAIYRFVLPKAYLRYAGGRIKLGELQEKGIKSGINSALTGNFLTTTGTTIQKDKEMIRRNGYEV; this is encoded by the coding sequence TTGAAAAATTTTATAAAAAAACTAAAAGAAAAGATATTAAAAGAGGAAAACATAGAGTATGAAGAGGCAAAAGAACTTTTAAAGATATCAGTAGATGATACAGAGATGTTAGATGAGCTGTGTAATTCAGCAAATGAGATAAGAAAAGTATTTTGTGGGGAGAGATTTGATCTATGTACTATTACTAATGCAAAATCTGGAAGATGTAGTGAAGATTGTAAATATTGTGCTCAATCTAAATATTTTAAAACAGGAATAGAGGAGTATTCACTAATATCTAAAGAGAAAGCTCTAGAGGAAGCTAAAAAAGTTGAGAGTGAAGGGGCTCATAGATACTCTCTAGTAACAAGTGGGAGAGGAATTGGGAAAAATTCTAAAGAGATTGAGTTATTAGAGGAGACATATAATTTGTTAACTAATGATACAAAGTTATCCCTATGTGCTTCACATGGAATATGTGATGAAGAGGTATTGAGAAGATTATACAGAGCTGGGGTGAAGACTTATCACCATAATTTAGAGACTTCAAGAGATTTTTATGGGAATATCTGTACAACTCATACTTATGATGAGAGAATAAACACTATAAAATTGGCTCAAAAAGTTGGGTTACAAGTGTGTAGTGGTGGAATTTGGGGACTGGGTGAAAGTGATGAAGATAGGTTAAAAATGGGATTTGAATTAAAAAGACTCGGTGTTTTTTCAGTTCCAATCAACATATTAACTCCTATTCCAGGAACACCTTTAGAGAATAGTAAACCGGTGAATGAGAAAGAGATATTGAGAATGATTGCAATCTATAGATTTGTTTTACCCAAAGCTTATTTGAGATATGCAGGAGGAAGAATTAAACTGGGAGAGCTTCAAGAAAAAGGGATAAAGTCTGGAATAAATTCGGCACTTACAGGAAATTTCTTAACAACTACAGGAACTACAATCCAAAAGGACAAAGAGATGATAAGGAGAAATGGATATGAAGTTTGA
- a CDS encoding DegV family EDD domain-containing protein, translated as MKLEIKVLNSMRLTKLLIAASRWLSKYADILNDLNVYPVPDGDTGTNMSMTLQAVENELVKLNHEPNMQELVEIVSEAVLLGARGNSGTILSQIIQGFLSAIKDKDEVGVEDAIKAFEMAKERAYQAVSQPVEGTMLTVIRRVAEEAAVYEGDRDDFILFLVHLKNVAKEAVEETPNLLPKLKEAGVVDAGGKGIFYVLEGFEKSITDPEMLKDLERIVQSQAKRKERMEYTYQEAEDIKFRYCTEFIIEEGNFDLDGYKKEIMNLGDSMVCAQTTSKTKTHIHTNNPGQVLEIALRHGQLNNIKIENMYFQHKNLLISDKDIENGEKYIIKNENSERVAYFAIVDNKNLGNYYLEAGATGVLIGGQTQNPSVQDIEEGLKNISCEKIIILPNNKNIISTAKIAAERSEKEVLVVETTTMLEGYYLIKNRDEKLDELLKRVKNNFSIEITQAVRDTKVEDLVIKVGEYIAIINGKIKMKADTLADLNEKLIKEYVSSDTLEVTISYGKDNNKEANDIFNQLSSVEKKELYSEQENYPYYIYIENRDRNLPEIAIVTDSTSDLTPELIGDLNIDIIPLKVKLGDNYYRDGVELSKKEFWKKIVSESIIPKTSQPSPAEFKEIYERLFKKGYKKIISIHISSKLSGTQQAARVAKGMVKKGENITIVDSKAVAMSLGYQALEAARMAKEGVSEETILNRLYQLQDKIKLYFVVNEISYLEKGGRIGRASSIIGGFLKVKPILKLENGEISVQGKAFGEAGAAGYMERLIKAESKKTSMIMYTAWGGTNKELSSADEIKNQQSGNSKIEYRGRFEIGATIGSHTGPVFGFAIIPKIM; from the coding sequence ATGAAATTAGAGATAAAAGTGTTAAACTCAATGAGATTAACAAAACTTTTAATAGCTGCAAGTAGATGGCTTTCAAAATATGCAGATATTTTAAATGATTTGAATGTTTATCCTGTACCAGATGGAGATACAGGGACAAATATGTCAATGACACTACAAGCAGTAGAAAATGAGTTAGTGAAACTAAATCACGAGCCAAATATGCAGGAGCTTGTAGAGATAGTGTCAGAAGCTGTACTTTTAGGTGCGAGAGGAAACTCTGGAACAATCTTATCTCAGATAATCCAAGGGTTCTTAAGTGCTATTAAAGATAAAGATGAAGTAGGAGTAGAGGACGCTATAAAAGCTTTTGAAATGGCAAAAGAGAGAGCATATCAAGCTGTATCACAACCAGTAGAGGGAACAATGCTAACTGTAATCAGAAGAGTAGCAGAGGAAGCAGCTGTATATGAAGGGGATAGAGATGATTTTATCTTATTCTTAGTACATTTAAAAAATGTAGCTAAAGAAGCAGTAGAGGAGACACCAAACCTTTTACCAAAGTTGAAAGAGGCTGGAGTTGTAGACGCTGGTGGTAAGGGAATTTTCTATGTACTTGAGGGATTTGAGAAGTCTATAACTGATCCTGAAATGTTAAAGGATCTAGAGAGAATAGTTCAGTCTCAAGCTAAGAGAAAAGAGAGAATGGAATATACTTATCAAGAGGCTGAAGATATAAAATTCAGATACTGTACAGAGTTTATAATAGAAGAGGGGAACTTTGATCTTGATGGGTACAAAAAAGAGATTATGAATCTAGGAGACTCAATGGTTTGTGCACAAACTACATCTAAAACTAAGACTCATATCCATACAAACAACCCAGGTCAAGTATTAGAGATAGCTCTAAGACATGGACAGTTAAATAATATAAAAATTGAAAATATGTATTTCCAACATAAGAATCTTTTAATTAGTGATAAAGATATTGAAAATGGAGAAAAATATATAATAAAGAATGAAAATTCAGAAAGAGTAGCATATTTTGCTATTGTAGATAACAAAAATCTTGGAAACTACTATCTTGAAGCTGGTGCTACAGGGGTATTGATAGGTGGACAAACACAAAACCCAAGTGTACAAGATATAGAGGAAGGATTGAAAAATATAAGTTGTGAAAAGATCATAATTCTTCCAAATAATAAGAATATCATCTCAACTGCTAAGATTGCTGCAGAGAGATCAGAAAAAGAGGTACTTGTAGTTGAAACTACAACAATGTTAGAAGGGTACTATCTAATAAAAAATAGAGATGAAAAATTAGACGAGCTATTGAAGAGAGTTAAAAATAACTTCTCAATAGAGATCACACAAGCTGTTAGAGATACTAAGGTAGAGGATTTAGTGATCAAAGTTGGAGAGTATATAGCTATTATCAATGGAAAAATTAAAATGAAAGCTGATACTTTAGCAGATTTAAATGAGAAATTGATAAAAGAGTATGTATCTTCAGATACTTTAGAGGTAACAATCTCTTATGGAAAAGATAATAATAAAGAGGCTAATGACATTTTTAATCAACTATCTTCAGTTGAGAAAAAAGAGTTATACAGTGAGCAGGAGAATTATCCATACTATATCTATATTGAAAATAGAGATAGAAACCTTCCAGAGATAGCTATTGTTACAGACTCAACATCTGATTTGACACCAGAACTAATCGGAGATCTAAATATAGATATTATCCCACTAAAAGTAAAATTAGGTGATAATTACTATAGAGATGGAGTAGAATTGAGTAAAAAAGAGTTTTGGAAGAAGATTGTAAGTGAATCTATAATTCCAAAGACTTCTCAACCTTCACCAGCAGAGTTTAAAGAGATTTATGAGAGATTATTTAAGAAGGGATATAAAAAGATTATCTCTATACATATCTCAAGTAAATTGAGTGGAACTCAGCAGGCAGCTAGAGTTGCTAAAGGTATGGTTAAAAAAGGTGAGAACATAACAATAGTTGATTCTAAAGCTGTTGCTATGTCATTGGGATACCAAGCTTTAGAAGCAGCAAGAATGGCAAAAGAGGGAGTAAGCGAAGAGACTATCCTAAATAGATTGTATCAACTTCAAGATAAGATTAAACTTTATTTTGTTGTAAATGAGATCAGCTATTTAGAAAAAGGTGGTAGAATAGGAAGAGCTTCTTCTATAATAGGAGGATTTTTAAAAGTAAAACCTATTTTAAAACTGGAAAATGGAGAGATTTCAGTTCAAGGAAAAGCTTTTGGAGAAGCTGGAGCTGCTGGTTATATGGAGAGATTAATAAAGGCAGAGAGCAAAAAAACAAGTATGATAATGTATACAGCTTGGGGTGGAACTAATAAAGAGCTTTCAAGTGCTGATGAGATAAAAAATCAACAGAGTGGAAATAGTAAAATAGAGTACAGAGGAAGATTTGAGATCGGAGCAACAATTGGATCACATACAGGTCCTGTATTTGGATTTGCAATTATTCCAAAAATAATGTAG